Proteins from one Impatiens glandulifera chromosome 2, dImpGla2.1, whole genome shotgun sequence genomic window:
- the LOC124924920 gene encoding F-box/kelch-repeat protein At3g23880-like produces MDVQTDPMNRERKRGNCIHTSSSTAAAADLVTLVRSLPPEIITEILSRLPVKSLLRCRCVSISWNALIADPIFVKKHLKASQNEEQLLIRYSQWVRTSDVKSVYISDVLNEEFPTELSLNFPKKYSKSDIWIIGSCNGLVCVVIDQAKILLWNPSTRESKKLPSCGYKERASRFIAYGFGYDERNSDYKVIVINCKSTNFTGPFSTQIKIYGLKSGSWRKVKNYPQFCPLGDMGMFANGTLHWGASIDTGINSYQSILTFDMSEETFSEISQPCFGESVLDSVIWVLNGCLCMLINYGDERKFDLWIMKDYGKTESWTKLFSLPFPEGRMNFQFTPLYITKKNEILMLFGKQLLLFHVESKVITISYHGHKNAHKRCLEALTYMESLVSPFPE; encoded by the coding sequence ATGGACGTCCAGACCGATCCTATGAATCGAGAGAGAAAGCGGGGAAATTGTATTCATACAAGTTCTTctaccgccgccgccgccgattTAGTCACCCTCGTTAGGTCCCTGCCTCCAGAAATTATTACAGAAATTTTAAGCAGACTTCCAGTCAAATCACTTCTCCGATGCAGGTGCGTCTCCATATCTTGGAATGCTTTGATTGCTGATCCCATATTCGTGAAGAAGCATCTCAAAGCTTCCCAGAATGAAGAACAGCTTCTTATCAGATATTCTCAATGGGTTCGTACTAGTGATGTGAAATCCGTTTACATCTCAGATGTTCTGAATGAAGAGTTTCCAACTGAACTTTCATTAAATTTTCCAAAGAAATACTCAAAATCTGATATATGGATCATTGGCTCATGTAATGGGCTAGTTTGTGTAGTTATTGATCAAGCTAAGATACTTTTATGGAATCCATCAACTAGGGAATCCAAGAAACTTCCCAGTTGCGGTTATAAAGAGCGTGCAAGTCGGTTTATTGCATATGGGTTTGGCTATGATGAACGTAATTCCGACTACAAGGTTATCGTTATTAACTGTAAATCAACAAATTTCACTGGCCCTTTCTCAACTCAAATAAAGATTTACGGGTTGAAGAGTGGTTCATGGAGGAAGGTTAAGAATTACCCTCAATTCTGTCCGTTGGGTGATATGGGAATGTTTGCGAATGGAACACTTCACTGGGGAGCAAGTATTGATACAGGGATCAATAGTTATCAGAGTATCCTTACTTTCGATATGTCCGAAGAAACCTTTTCTGAAATATCACAACCCTGTTTTGGGGAATCGGTTTTGGATTCTGTGATATGGGTTTTAAATGGATGCCTCTGTATGCTAATTAACTATGGTGATGAGAGGAAATTTGACTTATGGATAATGAAAGATTATGGAAAAACTGAATCTTGGACTAAGTTGTTTTCATTACCCTTTCCAGAGGGTCGAATGAATTTTCAGTTTACACCATTGTATATTACCAAGAAAAATGAAATCCTTATGTTGTTTGGAAAACAATTGTTGCTGTTTCATGTGGAGAGTAAAGTGATCACAATTTCTTATCATGGCCATAAAAATGCACACAAACGTTGCCTTGAAGCTCTCACTTATATGGAGAGCCTAGTCTCGCCTTTTCCTGAATGA